From a single Streptomyces sp. NBC_01264 genomic region:
- the argG gene encoding argininosuccinate synthase has product MSKVLTSLPTGERVGIAFSGGLDTSVAVAWMRDKGAVPCTYTADIGQYDEPDIASVPARATAYGAEIARLVDCRAALVEEGLAALACGAFHIRSGGRAYFNTTPLGRAVTGTLLVRAMLEDDVQIWGDGSTFKGNDIERFYRYGLLANPHLRIYKPWLDADFVTELGGRKEMSEWLLAHELPYRDSTEKAYSTDANIWGATHEAKTLEHLDTGVETVDPIMGVRFWDPSVEIATEDVTIGFAQGRPVTINGKEFATAVDLVMEANAIGGRHGLGMSDQIENRIIEAKSRGIYEAPGLALLHAAYERLVNAIHNEDTVAQYHNEGRRLGRLMYEGRWLDPQALMIRESLQRWVGTAITGEVTLRLRRGEDYSIMNTTGPAFSYHPDKLSMERTEDSAFGPVDRIGQLTMRNLDIADSRAKLEQYAGLGIVGTTHPALIGAVEAPGSGLIGAMPEGGAEAIASRGEVSGDDELLDRAAMESGTD; this is encoded by the coding sequence ATGTCAAAGGTTCTCACCTCCCTGCCCACCGGCGAGCGCGTCGGAATCGCCTTCTCCGGCGGCCTCGACACCTCCGTCGCCGTCGCCTGGATGCGCGACAAGGGTGCCGTCCCCTGCACCTACACCGCCGACATCGGCCAGTACGACGAGCCCGACATCGCGTCGGTTCCCGCGCGGGCCACGGCGTACGGCGCCGAGATCGCGCGCCTGGTCGACTGCCGTGCGGCGCTCGTGGAGGAGGGCCTGGCGGCTCTCGCCTGCGGCGCGTTCCACATCCGCTCGGGCGGTCGTGCCTACTTCAACACGACGCCCCTCGGGCGCGCCGTGACCGGCACCCTGCTGGTCCGCGCGATGCTCGAGGACGACGTGCAGATCTGGGGCGACGGGTCGACCTTCAAGGGCAATGACATCGAGCGGTTCTACCGCTACGGCCTGCTCGCCAACCCGCACCTGCGCATCTACAAGCCGTGGCTCGACGCGGACTTCGTCACCGAGCTCGGTGGCCGCAAGGAGATGTCGGAGTGGCTGCTCGCCCACGAGCTGCCCTACCGCGACAGCACCGAGAAGGCCTACTCCACCGACGCCAACATCTGGGGCGCCACCCACGAGGCGAAGACCCTCGAGCACCTCGACACCGGTGTGGAGACCGTCGACCCGATCATGGGCGTCCGGTTCTGGGACCCCTCGGTCGAGATCGCCACCGAGGACGTCACCATCGGCTTCGCGCAGGGCCGCCCGGTCACGATCAACGGCAAGGAGTTCGCCACCGCCGTCGACCTGGTCATGGAGGCGAACGCCATCGGCGGCCGCCACGGCCTGGGCATGTCGGACCAGATCGAGAACCGGATCATCGAGGCGAAGAGCCGCGGCATCTACGAGGCTCCGGGCCTGGCCCTGCTGCACGCCGCGTACGAGCGCCTCGTCAACGCGATCCACAACGAGGACACGGTCGCCCAGTACCACAACGAGGGCCGGCGCCTCGGTCGCCTCATGTACGAGGGCCGCTGGCTGGACCCGCAGGCGCTGATGATCCGCGAGTCCCTGCAGCGCTGGGTCGGTACGGCGATCACCGGAGAGGTGACGCTGCGCCTGCGGCGCGGCGAGGACTACTCGATCATGAACACCACGGGCCCGGCGTTCAGCTACCACCCGGACAAGCTCTCCATGGAGCGCACCGAGGACTCGGCGTTCGGCCCGGTTGACCGCATCGGCCAGCTGACCATGCGCAACCTCGACATCGCCGACTCCCGCGCGAAGCTGGAGCAGTACGCCGGCCTTGGCATCGTCGGCACCACGCACCCCGCGCTGATCGGCGCCGTCGAGGCGCCCGGCTCCGGTCTGATCGGCGCCATGCCCGAGGGCGGCGCCGAGGCCATCGCCTCGCGCGGCGAGGTCTCCGGCGACGACGAGCTGCTGGACCGCGCCGCGATGGAGTCCGGCACCGACTAG
- a CDS encoding GDSL-type esterase/lipase family protein yields MTTDRDPITTPITTPVTEDLLRGAADAERTAHGLLPHRLPARVRPQIPDDQLATAEARPSGVRLVFRTRATVIELDALPTKRAYRGFPASPDGAYDLVVDGVVTARATVPGGRIRTLDLATQAVELEEGPPGTARFADLPARDKLVEIWLPHTEIAELIALRTDAPVTPAPDSGRRVWLHHGSSISHGSDAARPTGTWPALAAAQGAVDLVNMGFSGSALLDPFTARAMRDTPADLISVKIGINIVNLDLMRLRAFAPAVHGFLDTLREGHPATPLLVVSPILCPIQEDTPGPLTTDFSTGTLRFKALGDPAERAAGRLTLNVVRDALAGIVAQRAADDPHLHYLDGRDLYGAADHAELPLPDDLHPDSEGHVRIARNFARHAFAAGGPFAPPAA; encoded by the coding sequence ATGACCACCGACCGAGACCCGATCACCACGCCGATCACCACGCCGGTCACCGAGGACCTCCTGCGCGGCGCCGCCGACGCGGAACGCACCGCGCACGGCCTGCTGCCCCACCGGCTGCCCGCCCGGGTCCGCCCGCAGATCCCCGACGACCAGCTGGCCACGGCCGAGGCCCGCCCGTCCGGCGTGCGCCTGGTCTTCCGTACCCGGGCCACCGTCATCGAGCTCGACGCCCTGCCCACGAAGCGGGCCTACCGGGGCTTCCCGGCCTCGCCGGACGGCGCGTACGACCTCGTGGTCGACGGCGTGGTCACGGCCCGGGCGACCGTGCCCGGCGGCAGGATCCGCACCCTCGACCTGGCCACCCAGGCGGTCGAACTCGAAGAGGGGCCGCCCGGCACCGCCCGCTTCGCGGACCTGCCCGCGCGGGACAAGCTCGTCGAGATCTGGCTCCCCCACACCGAGATCGCCGAGCTGATCGCGCTGCGCACCGACGCCCCCGTCACACCGGCGCCGGACAGCGGGCGCAGGGTGTGGCTGCACCACGGCAGCTCCATCAGCCACGGCTCGGACGCTGCGCGCCCCACCGGGACCTGGCCGGCCCTGGCCGCGGCGCAGGGCGCCGTGGACCTGGTCAACATGGGATTCTCCGGCAGCGCCCTGCTGGACCCCTTCACCGCCCGCGCGATGCGCGACACCCCCGCCGATCTGATCAGCGTCAAGATCGGCATCAACATCGTCAACCTGGACCTGATGCGGCTGCGCGCCTTCGCGCCCGCGGTCCACGGCTTCCTCGACACCCTCCGCGAGGGCCATCCGGCGACGCCGCTCCTGGTCGTCTCGCCCATCCTGTGTCCGATCCAGGAAGACACCCCGGGCCCCCTCACCACCGACTTCAGCACGGGGACCCTGCGGTTCAAGGCGCTGGGCGACCCGGCCGAGCGGGCCGCCGGGCGGCTGACGCTCAACGTCGTCCGCGACGCACTCGCCGGGATCGTCGCGCAGCGGGCGGCCGACGACCCGCACCTGCACTACCTCGACGGACGTGACCTCTACGGGGCTGCGGACCACGCCGAACTGCCGCTGCCCGACGACCTGCACCCCGACTCCGAGGGCCATGTGCGCATCGCCCGGAACTTCGCCCGCCACGCCTTCGCCGCCGGGGGTCCCTTCGCCCCGCCGGCCGCCTGA
- a CDS encoding DUF6092 family protein — MPSKPAAPTPPPQARAAALVLSEEDAVELLAYLVTAASIQMSEAAENAPKRLLTAAGRLAGMITPQAGEGLLPLLAEIERQAGDTAVQAGDPDAYAAQVDDLCRTLAEHLLTRLGLTETQTV, encoded by the coding sequence ATGCCGTCCAAGCCCGCAGCACCCACGCCGCCTCCGCAGGCGCGTGCGGCCGCGCTCGTTCTCTCAGAGGAGGATGCGGTCGAGCTCCTGGCCTATCTGGTGACGGCCGCCAGTATTCAGATGAGCGAGGCCGCGGAAAACGCGCCGAAGCGTCTGCTCACCGCAGCCGGCCGGCTCGCCGGAATGATCACCCCGCAGGCGGGCGAGGGACTACTGCCCCTGCTCGCCGAGATCGAGCGGCAAGCCGGCGACACTGCCGTCCAGGCCGGCGACCCGGATGCGTACGCCGCCCAGGTCGATGACCTGTGCCGGACGCTGGCCGAGCACCTGCTGACCCGTCTGGGGCTGACCGAAACCCAAACCGTATGA
- a CDS encoding Ig-like domain-containing protein — protein MDAFRAGLCGGLEQQLVRATASGAGSVVRDPSSRGAARAAAHTVVLPTDAASPLEITLAGPGLLTYVTVHDGHGRYVGGALGARGHHWGNTEPLRAGETYTVRVGAQDAAGTPVGVTMAFRTAAAAQDDRLTAEFGPRPGTYGAGQIVTASLSSPVPAADPAARVRVERALQVTSEPAVEGAWHWVDDSTLHYRPRTYWPAHAVVHVVSGLDGIEVGDGKYGGPSESLRLTIGDRIEAITDAAAHEMTVRRNGRTVRTIPVTTGKAGFLTRSGIKVVLGKERKVRMRGDSVGIKRGTSEFYDLPVFYATRVTWSGEYVHAAPWSVDAQGEENVSHGCTGMSTADAAWFFDMVREGDVVSVLNSGGEPMAPFANGFGDWNLDWNAWLAGSALAARTDAPLASPSTPASAHGPSRLLPLT, from the coding sequence ATGGACGCCTTCCGGGCCGGGCTGTGCGGCGGGCTGGAACAGCAGCTGGTCCGGGCAACCGCCAGCGGGGCCGGCTCCGTGGTGCGCGACCCCTCGTCCCGCGGCGCGGCCCGGGCGGCGGCGCACACGGTCGTCCTGCCCACGGACGCGGCCAGCCCCCTGGAGATCACCCTCGCCGGACCGGGACTCCTCACGTACGTCACCGTCCACGACGGTCACGGCCGCTACGTGGGCGGCGCCCTGGGCGCCCGGGGGCACCACTGGGGCAACACCGAACCGCTGCGGGCCGGGGAGACCTACACCGTCCGGGTCGGCGCCCAGGACGCGGCGGGCACCCCCGTCGGCGTGACCATGGCGTTCCGCACCGCGGCGGCGGCGCAGGACGACCGGCTCACCGCGGAGTTCGGGCCGCGCCCCGGCACGTACGGGGCCGGGCAGATCGTGACGGCCTCTCTGAGCAGCCCCGTCCCCGCCGCCGATCCCGCCGCGCGGGTCCGGGTGGAGCGGGCCCTTCAGGTCACCTCGGAACCGGCTGTCGAGGGGGCCTGGCACTGGGTCGACGACTCGACCCTGCACTACCGGCCCCGTACCTACTGGCCCGCCCACGCCGTGGTGCACGTGGTCAGCGGTCTCGACGGGATCGAGGTCGGGGACGGGAAGTACGGCGGCCCCTCGGAGTCCCTGCGGCTCACCATCGGGGACCGCATCGAGGCGATCACCGACGCCGCCGCGCACGAGATGACCGTACGGCGCAACGGCCGGACCGTCCGGACCATCCCGGTGACCACCGGCAAGGCGGGGTTCCTGACGCGCAGCGGCATCAAGGTCGTGCTCGGCAAGGAGCGCAAGGTGCGGATGCGCGGGGACTCGGTGGGCATCAAGCGCGGTACCAGCGAGTTCTACGACCTGCCCGTCTTCTACGCGACCCGGGTGACCTGGAGCGGGGAGTACGTGCACGCCGCGCCCTGGTCGGTCGACGCGCAGGGCGAGGAGAACGTCAGCCACGGCTGCACGGGCATGAGCACGGCCGACGCGGCCTGGTTCTTCGACATGGTGCGGGAGGGGGACGTGGTGTCGGTGCTGAACAGCGGCGGTGAGCCGATGGCCCCCTTCGCCAACGGGTTCGGGGACTGGAACCTCGACTGGAACGCCTGGCTGGCCGGCAGCGCCCTCGCCGCCCGCACCGACGCCCCGCTCGCCTCCCCCTCCACCCCCGCCTCGGCACACGGCCCGTCCCGCCTGCTCCCCCTCACCTGA
- a CDS encoding FBP domain-containing protein, with the protein MKPLTEQEIRAAFVNCTKGEAKRLSVPRDLAERPWEDLDFLGWWDPKAPERAYLVTELDGRPVALALRSSGAAPSQARRSMCALCLTTHTGGVSLMVAPKAGKAGQQGNSVGAYICGDLACSLYVRGKKDAGPGARLHESLTLEEKIQRTVANLAAFFANVTAGASANASA; encoded by the coding sequence ATGAAGCCGTTGACCGAGCAAGAGATCCGTGCCGCCTTCGTGAACTGCACCAAGGGCGAGGCCAAGCGCCTGTCCGTCCCCCGCGATCTGGCCGAGCGCCCGTGGGAGGACCTGGACTTCCTCGGCTGGTGGGACCCCAAGGCCCCCGAGCGCGCCTACCTGGTCACCGAACTGGACGGCCGCCCGGTCGCCCTCGCGCTGCGCTCCTCCGGCGCGGCCCCTTCCCAGGCCCGGCGCAGCATGTGCGCGCTGTGCCTGACCACGCACACCGGGGGCGTCTCACTGATGGTCGCGCCGAAGGCGGGCAAGGCGGGGCAGCAGGGCAACTCCGTGGGCGCGTACATCTGCGGCGACCTCGCCTGTTCCCTCTACGTACGGGGCAAGAAGGACGCGGGCCCCGGTGCGCGGCTCCACGAGTCGCTCACCCTGGAGGAGAAGATCCAGCGGACGGTCGCGAACCTCGCCGCGTTCTTCGCCAACGTCACGGCCGGCGCCAGCGCCAACGCATCGGCCTGA
- a CDS encoding esterase/lipase family protein, which yields MARRTRASRTRTLLARAALPLALLLGAAFPAHAATEGVTGGGVNDFSCRPSAAHPEPVVLLHGTFATWYEDLNVLQLDLAARGYCTFALTYGAYDGFPLVGGLKPVAVSNLEIKEYVEKVRGATGAAKVSVVGHSEGGLQALYLAKMQGIQPHIKAVVAIAPPTHGTNAAGLLDLGDKLIGRATMEKIVTTIGIPVLADEVPGGPAILALNNGPVAQPGIAYTVITSRYDELVTPTETAFVREPGVKNQYVQDFCPFDPVGHIAEAYDLNVWHMVRNALDPRRATPILVCAVGSPG from the coding sequence ATGGCTCGCCGTACCCGTGCGTCGCGCACCCGCACCCTGCTCGCCAGGGCCGCCCTCCCGCTGGCCCTCCTGCTCGGCGCCGCCTTCCCGGCGCACGCCGCAACCGAGGGCGTCACGGGAGGCGGGGTCAACGACTTCTCCTGCCGGCCCAGCGCCGCGCACCCCGAGCCCGTGGTGCTGCTCCACGGCACCTTCGCCACCTGGTACGAGGACCTCAACGTCCTCCAGCTCGACCTCGCCGCCCGCGGCTACTGCACCTTCGCCCTGACCTACGGCGCCTACGACGGCTTCCCGCTCGTCGGAGGCCTCAAGCCGGTGGCCGTCTCCAACCTGGAGATCAAGGAGTACGTGGAGAAGGTGCGCGGCGCGACCGGCGCGGCCAAGGTCTCGGTCGTCGGCCACTCCGAGGGTGGGCTGCAGGCCCTCTACCTCGCCAAGATGCAGGGCATCCAGCCCCACATCAAGGCGGTCGTGGCCATCGCTCCCCCGACCCACGGCACGAACGCCGCCGGGCTGCTGGACCTGGGCGACAAGCTGATCGGCCGGGCGACCATGGAGAAGATCGTGACCACCATCGGCATCCCGGTGCTCGCCGACGAGGTGCCCGGCGGTCCCGCGATCCTGGCCCTCAACAACGGTCCGGTGGCCCAGCCCGGGATCGCGTACACCGTCATCACCTCGCGCTACGACGAGCTGGTGACCCCGACCGAGACGGCGTTCGTCCGTGAGCCCGGGGTCAAGAACCAGTACGTGCAGGACTTCTGCCCCTTCGACCCGGTGGGCCACATCGCCGAGGCCTACGACCTGAACGTCTGGCACATGGTCCGCAACGCCCTCGACCCCCGCCGAGCCACCCCGATCCTGGTCTGCGCGGTCGGGTCGCCCGGCTAG
- a CDS encoding GntR family transcriptional regulator: MNQSLELRPVLRDGSGPVHVQARDAIADALAAGGLAPGTRLPSERHLCERLGISRVTLRKALHVLQEEGRIGSAERAGWHVTAGAGAGAVPAFEHTSELIGGLKEYSRRLGFTPTARVIAARLRPADFEEAETLQVLPGAQIFELDRVRLFDDAVMCHSVTLVPAERAPGIGGPDYTTASLYTELTERGVVPTRASYTVHSALVPPDEAPLLDLHEGAPVLHIEQLTYDQHDRPCEYNHVVYRADRYRFHTTLTAGPGRG; this comes from the coding sequence GTGAACCAGTCTCTCGAGCTGCGACCCGTCCTTCGGGACGGGTCGGGGCCCGTCCACGTGCAGGCGCGCGACGCGATCGCCGACGCCCTCGCCGCCGGCGGCCTCGCCCCCGGCACGCGCCTCCCCTCGGAGCGCCACCTCTGCGAGCGTCTCGGCATCAGCCGGGTCACGCTCCGCAAGGCGCTGCACGTGCTCCAGGAGGAGGGCCGGATCGGGTCGGCGGAACGGGCCGGCTGGCACGTCACGGCCGGCGCCGGAGCCGGCGCCGTGCCGGCCTTCGAGCACACCTCGGAGCTGATCGGCGGGCTCAAGGAATACAGCCGCCGGCTCGGGTTCACCCCGACCGCCCGCGTGATCGCCGCCAGGCTTCGCCCGGCGGACTTCGAAGAGGCGGAAACCCTTCAGGTCCTGCCGGGGGCGCAGATCTTCGAGCTCGACCGGGTGCGCCTCTTCGACGACGCGGTCATGTGCCACTCCGTCACCCTTGTCCCCGCCGAGCGCGCCCCGGGCATCGGCGGCCCCGACTACACCACCGCCTCGCTGTACACCGAGCTCACCGAGCGCGGCGTCGTCCCCACCCGCGCGAGCTACACCGTCCACTCGGCCCTCGTCCCACCGGACGAGGCCCCCCTGCTCGACCTGCACGAGGGCGCTCCCGTACTGCACATCGAGCAGCTCACCTACGACCAGCACGACCGCCCCTGCGAGTACAACCACGTCGTCTACCGCGCCGACCGCTACCGCTTCCACACGACCCTGACGGCCGGTCCGGGGCGGGGCTGA
- a CDS encoding SgcJ/EcaC family oxidoreductase codes for MNESREGAEADPVIRAIRTRRVVRALTTVPVDQEDLEAVVDSARYAPRAGNRRIHRYVVVTRPAMLRALRMVSPGMLQAPTAAVVVCIDWDRAGAFGFTRATPAPYVDVGTASATMLLAAHALGLGAGPVTSFSRTAAATLLGLPEPVRPELIVCLGNPATQRTPALRRRPGNEWTDVLQWDRGARPEGSGPQHGRDATRHRKRDEELIRSQISKIAPASAPGREEHGAEAFVDVYAQDADLTNVVGKTFQGRDAIVGHLRRLFADPRFLAGTPVGSPRSELRWVTDDVVIVKTYTEREGQQTVTGSALPLRRTYAFRVFHRADGEWLLVSDFYMDVRGESTLSYEEDASAPS; via the coding sequence ATGAACGAGAGCCGAGAAGGCGCCGAAGCCGACCCCGTCATCCGGGCGATCCGCACCCGCCGTGTGGTCCGCGCCCTCACCACGGTTCCCGTCGATCAGGAGGACCTGGAAGCCGTGGTCGACAGCGCGCGCTACGCGCCGCGCGCCGGAAACCGCCGGATCCACCGGTACGTCGTCGTCACGCGACCCGCGATGCTCCGCGCGTTGCGGATGGTCTCGCCCGGGATGCTCCAGGCTCCCACGGCCGCGGTCGTGGTGTGCATCGACTGGGATCGGGCCGGAGCGTTCGGCTTCACCCGGGCCACCCCGGCACCGTACGTCGACGTAGGGACGGCCTCCGCGACGATGCTCCTCGCGGCGCACGCCCTGGGGCTGGGTGCAGGACCGGTCACCTCGTTCAGCCGGACGGCGGCCGCCACCCTGCTCGGCCTGCCCGAGCCCGTCCGGCCCGAGCTCATCGTGTGCCTCGGCAACCCCGCCACCCAACGGACACCGGCTTTGCGCCGCCGACCCGGCAACGAATGGACGGACGTCCTTCAGTGGGATCGCGGGGCCCGGCCAGAGGGGTCCGGACCACAGCACGGACGCGACGCCACGCGGCACCGCAAGCGGGATGAAGAGCTGATCCGGAGCCAAATCAGCAAGATCGCTCCCGCCTCTGCCCCTGGGCGGGAGGAGCACGGCGCAGAGGCCTTCGTGGACGTGTACGCCCAGGATGCCGACCTGACCAACGTGGTCGGCAAGACCTTTCAAGGCCGCGATGCCATCGTCGGACACCTGCGCAGGCTCTTCGCGGATCCCCGGTTCCTGGCCGGGACCCCGGTGGGATCTCCCCGGTCGGAACTTCGCTGGGTGACCGATGACGTCGTGATCGTCAAGACCTACACCGAGCGCGAGGGGCAGCAGACCGTGACGGGATCCGCGCTGCCCCTGCGCAGGACGTATGCGTTCAGGGTGTTCCATCGCGCGGACGGAGAGTGGCTTCTCGTCTCCGACTTCTACATGGACGTACGGGGGGAGTCGACTCTCTCCTACGAGGAAGACGCCTCGGCCCCCTCCTGA
- a CDS encoding DeoR family transcriptional regulator, whose amino-acid sequence MSSRRGDHVPRISLATGKLTAASRQHHIVETVCREGYASLERLVRELDVSAMTIHRDLRLLDSRGQVRRVRGGAVAPWMTTAS is encoded by the coding sequence ATGAGCAGCCGACGGGGTGACCACGTACCCCGGATCAGCCTGGCGACCGGCAAGCTGACCGCCGCCTCCCGGCAGCACCACATCGTCGAGACCGTCTGCCGCGAGGGGTACGCCTCCCTCGAACGGCTCGTCCGCGAACTGGACGTCAGCGCGATGACCATCCACCGCGACCTGCGGCTCCTGGACTCCCGGGGCCAGGTGCGCCGGGTCCGCGGCGGCGCGGTCGCCCCCTGGATGACCACGGCCTCGTGA
- a CDS encoding TetR/AcrR family transcriptional regulator — protein sequence MVRAGLTTERLTRAGAELADEVGFEQVTVSALARRFDVKVASLYSHLKNSQDLRTRIALFALEELADRVAAALAGRAGKDALAAFADAYRDYAREHPGRYDAARLRLDPETAAASAGVRHAQMTRAILRGYDLTEPDQTHAVRMLGSVFHGYVSLELGGGFSHTAVDPQESWDWMVDSLDAMLRNRVAE from the coding sequence ATGGTTCGAGCAGGACTGACCACCGAGCGGCTGACCCGGGCGGGCGCGGAACTCGCCGACGAGGTCGGCTTCGAGCAGGTGACCGTCTCGGCGCTCGCCCGGCGGTTCGACGTCAAGGTCGCGAGCCTCTACTCGCACCTGAAGAACTCCCAGGACCTCAGGACCCGGATCGCCCTGTTCGCCCTGGAGGAACTGGCCGACCGGGTCGCGGCCGCCCTGGCGGGGCGGGCCGGCAAGGACGCCCTGGCCGCCTTCGCGGACGCCTACCGGGACTACGCCCGGGAACATCCCGGCCGCTACGACGCCGCCCGGCTCCGGCTCGACCCCGAGACCGCGGCCGCCAGCGCGGGCGTCCGGCACGCCCAGATGACGCGGGCCATCCTGCGCGGCTACGACCTGACGGAACCCGACCAGACCCACGCGGTCCGGATGCTCGGCAGCGTCTTCCACGGCTACGTCAGCCTGGAGCTGGGCGGCGGCTTCAGTCACACCGCCGTGGACCCCCAGGAGTCCTGGGACTGGATGGTGGACTCGCTCGACGCGATGCTGCGTAACCGAGTGGCCGAGTAA
- a CDS encoding helix-turn-helix domain-containing protein — protein MDDTGMDDAGGTAGTTAGGAPVPESGATAGGAEVRSPEGRFTAAPGLAAVLLPRMAEMAAETASRLTADIPAYRLLPDSVLGGDLVANTEAVLKLFFTTVAEGRAPTEAELAAPVAWGAERARDGVPLEAVLRVYPLGARRAWELAAAGPDPVADPYALVTGLLAFLGEVMPKVAEAYLREQADLDWEQREHGRNLAGVLLAGRPARRAAERYGRTLAERYEVVVLRLPEAPGGATNRILRALRSELDGNPEVLATFKGEGGVLLVPLGPLGPHAPADPTGPAAAPDGATRRLLARLDTAAALRCTAAAAVAEDHGSIPRAQAEASEVLSLAEDLGRPPGLYRLADLAVEYQLVQPGPARDALARVLAPLEDQPHLIATLREFIAAGYRRADAAEALTVHRNTLTYRLGRIRLLTGHDATDPTGARHLAAALTAYGAARRPGA, from the coding sequence ATGGACGACACGGGGATGGACGACGCAGGCGGTACGGCGGGCACTACGGCGGGCGGTGCGCCGGTTCCGGAATCGGGCGCTACGGCGGGAGGGGCGGAAGTCCGCTCGCCGGAAGGCCGGTTCACCGCCGCGCCCGGGCTCGCCGCCGTACTGCTGCCCCGGATGGCGGAGATGGCGGCCGAGACCGCCTCCCGGCTGACCGCCGACATCCCCGCCTACCGGCTGCTGCCCGACAGCGTCCTCGGCGGCGACCTGGTCGCCAACACCGAAGCCGTGCTGAAGCTGTTCTTCACCACCGTCGCCGAAGGGCGGGCGCCCACCGAGGCCGAGCTGGCCGCTCCCGTCGCCTGGGGTGCCGAACGGGCCCGGGACGGGGTCCCCCTGGAGGCGGTGCTACGGGTCTACCCGCTGGGCGCCCGCCGCGCCTGGGAGCTCGCCGCAGCTGGCCCGGACCCCGTCGCCGACCCGTACGCCCTGGTCACGGGCCTGCTCGCGTTCCTCGGCGAGGTCATGCCCAAGGTCGCCGAGGCATACCTGCGTGAACAGGCCGACCTCGACTGGGAACAGCGCGAACACGGCCGCAACCTCGCCGGAGTCCTGCTCGCGGGCCGCCCGGCCCGGCGCGCCGCCGAACGGTACGGGCGCACCCTCGCCGAACGGTACGAGGTGGTCGTCCTGCGGCTGCCGGAGGCACCCGGCGGCGCGACGAACCGCATCCTGCGCGCCCTGCGCTCCGAACTGGACGGAAACCCCGAGGTACTTGCCACCTTCAAGGGCGAAGGAGGCGTCCTGCTGGTCCCGCTCGGCCCGCTCGGCCCGCACGCCCCGGCGGACCCGACCGGCCCGGCCGCCGCCCCGGACGGAGCGACCCGGCGCCTGCTCGCCCGCCTCGACACGGCGGCCGCACTGCGGTGCACGGCGGCGGCCGCCGTCGCCGAGGACCACGGATCGATCCCGCGGGCCCAGGCCGAGGCCTCCGAAGTGCTTTCCCTGGCCGAGGACTTGGGGCGCCCGCCCGGCCTCTACCGGCTGGCCGACCTCGCCGTCGAGTACCAGCTCGTACAGCCGGGCCCCGCCCGCGACGCCCTGGCCCGGGTCCTGGCACCCCTCGAGGACCAGCCCCATCTGATCGCCACGCTGCGGGAGTTCATCGCGGCCGGCTACCGGCGCGCGGACGCCGCCGAGGCCCTCACGGTCCACCGCAACACCCTGACCTACCGCCTGGGCCGCATCCGCCTCCTCACCGGACACGACGCCACCGACCCCACGGGCGCCCGCCACCTCGCGGCGGCCCTGACGGCCTACGGCGCGGCCCGCCGCCCCGGCGCCTGA